In Mangrovivirga cuniculi, the following proteins share a genomic window:
- a CDS encoding patatin-like phospholipase family protein, whose protein sequence is MKRALITSGGGAKGAFTVGALSYIFENNLGDFDIISGTSTGSLIAVFAAIKDIETLKDVYTNVVDDDIIARTNLVRQLQQGEPYLLETYPLKQLINEKVTENVFQQVMSGNTTLCLTAVSLQTGKPYIFTTKDITVPDGYEMKMIESLSELKDAMLASSSQGGFLPPVNVDGKQMVDGGHWTVVPSAAAVAQNPDEIIVLSNNPRDLFPGESQYTSVINTILRVITIFLHRVKTSDYKVIEDYIEETGKKVHYIEPDTNLDEENPTGLRFDRFLMTLWRSQGEQKAKEVFSESSDGGGLVT, encoded by the coding sequence ATGAAAAGAGCTTTAATTACAAGTGGTGGAGGGGCAAAAGGTGCTTTTACTGTCGGTGCGCTTTCTTATATCTTTGAAAATAATCTGGGTGATTTTGATATCATTAGTGGTACCAGTACTGGTTCGCTTATTGCGGTGTTTGCAGCTATAAAGGATATTGAGACACTGAAAGATGTTTATACGAATGTTGTAGATGATGATATAATTGCCAGAACAAACCTGGTACGACAGCTTCAACAAGGTGAACCATATCTATTGGAGACCTATCCACTGAAGCAACTTATTAACGAGAAAGTTACAGAAAATGTCTTTCAGCAAGTCATGAGTGGGAATACAACTCTTTGTCTGACCGCGGTTAGTCTTCAAACGGGGAAACCCTATATTTTTACTACCAAAGATATAACTGTCCCTGATGGATATGAAATGAAAATGATTGAGAGCTTATCTGAACTAAAAGATGCCATGTTAGCAAGTAGTAGTCAGGGAGGATTTTTACCGCCTGTTAATGTTGATGGCAAACAAATGGTGGATGGGGGCCATTGGACGGTTGTTCCCTCGGCAGCGGCTGTCGCACAAAATCCTGATGAAATTATAGTTCTAAGTAACAATCCTCGCGATCTGTTTCCGGGTGAATCTCAATACACCAGTGTTATAAATACAATTTTACGGGTTATTACTATTTTTCTGCATCGGGTCAAAACCAGTGATTATAAGGTCATTGAAGATTATATAGAGGAGACTGGTAAAAAAGTACATTATATTGAGCCTGACACAAACCTCGATGAAGAAAACCCCACAGGTTTACGTTTTGATAGGTTTTTGATGACGTTATGGCGAAGTCAGGGTGAGCAAAAAGCCAAAGAAGTGTTTTCAGAATCCTCTGACGGAGGTGGTCTAGTCACTTAA
- a CDS encoding MOSC domain-containing protein, with amino-acid sequence MQLKSIFVGKPKEVMYNGKIISTGIFKNEISGAVKVNKYNLEGDKQADLTVHGGENKAVYAYPVEHYEFWKKIRPDLQFEPGVFGENLSVSGLFEGEVNVGDQYKIGTAVLSVTTPRLPCFKLGIRMNDTKIIKDFMDAERSGFYFKVIKEGVINPGDKIELIHQDSYGLTICDLVKLHTTEKTNSELLLKAIEAPELQDDWKEKFAEKLNELN; translated from the coding sequence ATGCAGCTGAAATCGATATTTGTAGGAAAACCAAAGGAGGTGATGTATAATGGCAAAATCATTTCTACAGGGATATTTAAAAACGAAATTTCAGGTGCTGTCAAAGTAAATAAATACAACCTCGAAGGTGATAAGCAGGCAGACCTGACTGTTCATGGAGGTGAAAATAAGGCCGTTTATGCCTATCCTGTCGAACATTATGAGTTTTGGAAAAAAATAAGGCCTGATCTCCAATTTGAGCCAGGTGTTTTCGGTGAAAATTTGTCTGTTTCGGGCCTGTTTGAAGGAGAGGTTAATGTTGGTGATCAATATAAAATTGGTACAGCAGTTCTATCAGTAACCACGCCCAGATTACCTTGTTTTAAGCTGGGTATTAGAATGAACGATACCAAAATCATAAAGGATTTTATGGATGCTGAGCGTAGTGGATTCTACTTTAAAGTAATTAAAGAAGGTGTTATTAATCCTGGAGATAAAATCGAACTGATACATCAGGACTCATATGGCCTGACTATTTGTGACCTGGTTAAACTTCATACAACCGAAAAAACTAACAGTGAATTGTTACTAAAGGCAATTGAAGCTCCTGAACTTCAAGATGACTGGAAAGAAAAATTTGCTGAAAAGCTAAATGAGCTTAACTAA
- a CDS encoding DUF6090 family protein: protein MRIFRSIRKNLLDGKNLKKYISYALGEIVLLVIGILIALAINNKNISYDKARKEQLYLKGLKKEFTTSKRKLSELIRVNRINYLGARDLVNLMNDSSIKINEKDFSLILFNSFAYDISFNPNNSLLYEMINSGSLRDISDNNLRIQLTNYLSTIEDISKQEDDLAEQRKSVLDTFRKNYSIMRVFDDSGISKGDLGIQSRKNNISNLDILSDKEFENNLLIFILTSLATEESHYQPLLEEMDFILKSIESNINE from the coding sequence ATGAGGATATTCAGATCGATAAGAAAAAATTTACTCGATGGTAAGAACCTGAAAAAGTATATTTCCTATGCTTTGGGTGAAATTGTATTATTGGTAATTGGGATCTTGATCGCCTTGGCAATTAATAACAAAAATATAAGCTATGATAAAGCCAGAAAAGAACAACTATATCTCAAAGGACTAAAAAAAGAATTCACCACGAGTAAAAGGAAACTCAGTGAACTAATCAGGGTTAATCGAATTAATTATCTGGGAGCTCGTGATCTTGTAAATTTGATGAATGACTCTTCCATAAAAATAAATGAAAAAGACTTTTCGCTAATTCTTTTTAATTCTTTTGCATACGATATTTCTTTTAACCCGAATAATTCTCTTTTGTATGAAATGATTAATTCGGGGAGCTTAAGAGATATTTCGGATAACAATCTGAGAATTCAATTGACAAATTACCTTTCAACTATTGAAGATATCTCTAAACAAGAAGATGATCTGGCAGAACAAAGAAAAAGTGTTCTTGACACTTTTAGAAAAAATTATAGTATTATGAGAGTTTTTGACGATTCCGGGATTTCAAAAGGAGACTTAGGCATTCAATCAAGAAAAAACAACATAAGCAACCTTGATATTTTATCTGACAAAGAATTTGAAAATAACCTGCTCATATTCATATTAACGAGCCTGGCTACCGAAGAATCTCACTACCAACCTTTATTAGAGGAGATGGATTTTATTTTAAAATCCATTGAATCTAATATTAATGAATGA
- a CDS encoding adenylate/guanylate cyclase domain-containing protein produces MPLNPKQQRNLHRIIPFGIIWLITGWIFLLVESLATENQNPQSDSVINLTLPVFIFASIAVTLAGILVGITELILLEKRFKNYSFLKKVTYKFFIYLALMLGIIGLAYPIASAIEMERSLFDPKIWFRTLIFFQSIVFLNTMIQLSFQLILSLLYAAISENLGHQVLLNFFTGKYHSPKAEERIFMFLDMKNSTTIAEKIGDTKYFDLLNMYYNAMSDSIINSYGEVYQYVGDEVVVSWKKKEGLINNSCITCFKNIKKHIQFKHDEFLKKFDVIPDFKAGIHLGQVTTGEIGALKKEIIFTGDVLNTTARIQSLCNEYDSDLLISNELLSSLPEKVNSRYVDTLILRGKLKETKIYSVVSR; encoded by the coding sequence ATGCCTTTGAATCCTAAGCAACAAAGAAACCTGCATCGAATTATCCCCTTCGGAATAATTTGGCTTATCACTGGCTGGATTTTTCTTTTAGTAGAAAGCCTTGCAACTGAAAATCAAAACCCTCAATCTGATTCCGTTATCAACTTAACCTTGCCAGTTTTTATTTTCGCAAGCATAGCTGTCACCTTAGCAGGAATTCTTGTAGGAATTACCGAGCTAATATTACTTGAAAAACGTTTTAAAAATTATAGCTTCTTAAAAAAAGTTACTTATAAGTTTTTCATTTACCTGGCTTTAATGCTGGGTATAATCGGCTTAGCCTATCCAATTGCCTCTGCAATTGAAATGGAAAGGTCTTTATTTGATCCCAAAATATGGTTTAGAACATTAATTTTCTTCCAAAGTATTGTCTTTTTAAATACAATGATACAACTCTCATTTCAACTTATTTTGAGCTTGCTATATGCTGCTATTAGTGAAAATCTAGGACACCAGGTATTACTGAACTTTTTTACAGGTAAGTATCATTCTCCAAAAGCTGAAGAAAGAATCTTTATGTTCCTCGACATGAAAAATTCAACTACCATTGCTGAAAAAATTGGAGATACAAAATATTTTGATCTACTGAATATGTACTATAACGCCATGAGCGACTCAATTATCAATTCTTATGGAGAGGTATATCAATATGTTGGTGATGAAGTGGTAGTTTCCTGGAAAAAGAAAGAAGGACTCATTAATAATTCTTGTATTACATGTTTTAAGAATATCAAAAAACATATTCAATTTAAGCATGACGAATTTTTAAAAAAATTTGATGTAATACCTGACTTTAAGGCAGGTATCCATTTAGGTCAGGTAACCACAGGTGAGATAGGTGCTTTAAAAAAAGAGATAATTTTTACTGGGGACGTATTGAATACCACCGCCAGAATTCAATCGCTATGTAACGAATATGATTCAGATCTTTTGATTTCAAATGAATTACTGTCAAGCTTACCCGAAAAAGTAAATTCCCGATATGTTGACACTCTTATTTTAAGAGGGAAACTAAAAGAAACAAAAATATATTCAGTAGTCAGCAGATAA
- a CDS encoding DUF4385 domain-containing protein, whose protein sequence is MSQLYDPDINYRKHPEKYRIGSGEKGVLTVEPYKSEILPHWKFKTPKEAKKSADKIFNLFEDYLEKNDFVGADMARKFLRMGMTRARRYARHPSGKKYDEDGNELPVELDEEKQKSSDIFKGKWEKAKENPTYQKLKDQHKEKYY, encoded by the coding sequence ATGAGTCAATTATATGATCCGGATATAAATTACCGAAAACATCCTGAGAAATATCGAATAGGTTCCGGTGAGAAAGGCGTTCTTACAGTAGAGCCATACAAATCAGAAATTTTACCTCACTGGAAATTTAAGACTCCTAAGGAAGCGAAAAAGTCGGCTGATAAAATTTTTAATCTGTTTGAGGATTATCTTGAAAAAAATGATTTTGTCGGGGCTGATATGGCCAGGAAGTTTTTGCGTATGGGCATGACAAGAGCTCGCAGATATGCCCGGCATCCCAGTGGAAAGAAATATGACGAGGATGGCAATGAACTCCCGGTAGAGCTGGATGAAGAAAAACAAAAATCTTCAGATATTTTTAAAGGCAAATGGGAAAAAGCTAAAGAAAATCCAACCTATCAGAAACTTAAAGACCAACACAAAGAAAAATATTATTAG
- a CDS encoding parallel beta-helix domain-containing protein, with amino-acid sequence MKQLNLALLVIFLLFLGACDDEEDSRNRIVISPGPDAQAEVQTAFIEVTPGTDIIFEAGTYNFTNQLSIDDKNDIRIIGAGREETILNFSQQTDGGEGLLATNCENILFQDFTIEDTEGDALKARDSDFVTFLNVGTVWSGTPGTDNGAYGLYPVLCTNVLIDGCYAYGASDAGIYVGQTTNAVVRNSTAEGNVAGIEIENTINADVYGNTATDNTGGILIFDLPGLSQYGNTCRVYNNTVSDNNRSNFAPEGNVVAEVPAGTGIMMLSTRKVEIFDNDLLDNMFANIIAASYLIINDNPGDPDYVAFWNEIYIHDNTYSRNGTYNQNQNQTAMCINTFIETWNELEQPDILIDGITGGAFCVQETPTPSFINVDAFNLDTSDCSGTAKTDLSIYDCVGEALPAVSFDPYGSSL; translated from the coding sequence ATGAAACAATTAAACCTTGCATTGCTTGTCATTTTCCTTTTATTTCTTGGCGCTTGTGATGATGAAGAGGATTCCAGAAATCGAATTGTCATCAGTCCGGGGCCTGATGCACAGGCAGAAGTACAGACAGCCTTTATTGAAGTTACCCCTGGAACTGATATTATCTTCGAAGCAGGAACTTACAATTTTACTAATCAGCTCTCTATTGACGATAAGAATGATATAAGAATAATTGGTGCAGGAAGAGAGGAAACCATTCTGAATTTTTCACAACAGACAGATGGAGGAGAGGGATTGCTAGCCACAAATTGTGAAAATATACTTTTTCAAGACTTTACTATAGAAGATACTGAAGGAGATGCATTAAAAGCAAGGGATTCAGACTTTGTTACATTTTTAAATGTTGGTACAGTTTGGAGTGGTACTCCGGGTACTGACAATGGTGCTTATGGATTATATCCTGTTCTTTGTACTAATGTTTTGATCGATGGGTGCTATGCTTATGGTGCTTCTGATGCAGGTATTTATGTAGGACAAACCACCAATGCTGTAGTGAGAAATTCGACGGCTGAAGGAAATGTTGCCGGAATTGAAATTGAAAATACCATCAATGCAGATGTTTACGGTAATACGGCTACCGATAACACTGGAGGGATTCTAATATTTGACTTACCGGGCTTAAGCCAATACGGAAATACCTGTCGTGTATATAATAATACTGTTAGTGATAATAATAGATCGAACTTTGCTCCTGAAGGAAATGTTGTTGCTGAGGTCCCTGCGGGAACTGGTATAATGATGCTTAGTACAAGAAAAGTGGAGATTTTTGATAATGATCTTCTTGATAACATGTTTGCTAATATTATTGCAGCAAGTTATCTCATTATAAATGATAATCCGGGTGATCCCGATTACGTGGCTTTCTGGAATGAGATTTATATTCACGATAATACATATAGCAGAAATGGCACTTATAATCAAAACCAAAACCAGACGGCGATGTGTATTAATACTTTCATCGAAACATGGAATGAACTGGAGCAACCAGATATTCTAATCGATGGCATTACCGGCGGAGCTTTTTGTGTTCAGGAAACACCGACACCTTCATTTATAAATGTTGATGCATTTAATCTTGATACTTCGGATTGTAGCGGAACTGCAAAAACTGACCTTTCAATTTACGATTGTGTAGGAGAAGCACTACCCGCAGTTTCATTCGATCCATATGGATCAAGTCTTTAA
- a CDS encoding SO2930 family diheme c-type cytochrome, which yields MMIRLLSVLILVGIIAVGCSGDESETSPTGPRFPESQVFEKLSDYRLFEGSLSDLKPVEGVLPYDLNSPLFTDHASKFRFVYVPNGDVASYDTTDVLTFPKGTILVKNFYYTLQSGEDFIIETRLLLHQSSGWNLEVYEWNDEQTEAYRNIVGNTKPLSFVANGQSYTVDYVIPNKNQCKNCHARGNDEKPIGPVVQNLNKNYSYSDGVENQLTKWVEAGILEQPNHSEIPAWADYTDETRSLNDRARVYLEVNCAHCHQKNGSAYNSGLFLNYYNTDSLSLGFNKTPVAAGAGSGGLDYVIVKGDADASILHYRMNSTSTKVMMPELGRTLIDEEGVALIREWINSIE from the coding sequence ATGATGATTAGATTGTTGAGCGTATTGATTTTAGTTGGGATTATAGCTGTTGGTTGCAGTGGAGATGAATCTGAAACCTCACCGACCGGACCCCGTTTCCCGGAATCACAAGTATTTGAAAAACTAAGCGATTATAGATTGTTTGAAGGCTCCCTGTCCGACTTGAAACCAGTTGAGGGAGTTCTTCCCTATGATCTAAATTCTCCGTTATTTACAGATCATGCTTCGAAATTTAGGTTTGTCTATGTTCCAAACGGAGATGTTGCATCATATGATACTACTGATGTTCTGACCTTTCCGAAGGGAACCATCCTGGTTAAAAATTTTTATTATACCCTGCAATCAGGAGAAGACTTTATTATCGAAACCCGATTATTGCTTCATCAAAGTAGTGGATGGAATTTAGAGGTATACGAATGGAATGATGAACAAACTGAAGCCTACAGAAATATAGTCGGAAATACTAAACCCCTTTCATTTGTAGCAAATGGGCAATCGTATACAGTAGATTATGTGATTCCCAATAAAAATCAATGTAAAAACTGCCACGCTAGGGGCAATGATGAAAAACCAATAGGGCCTGTTGTCCAAAACCTCAATAAAAACTATTCCTATTCTGACGGAGTAGAAAACCAGCTCACAAAATGGGTGGAAGCTGGAATATTAGAGCAACCAAATCATTCAGAAATCCCTGCCTGGGCCGATTATACAGATGAAACCAGAAGCCTGAATGACAGAGCGCGAGTTTACCTTGAGGTAAATTGTGCTCATTGTCATCAGAAAAATGGTTCTGCATATAATTCCGGTTTATTTCTAAATTATTACAACACGGATTCTTTAAGTCTTGGGTTTAATAAGACACCGGTAGCAGCAGGAGCAGGCTCGGGAGGATTGGATTATGTAATCGTGAAAGGAGATGCGGATGCTTCCATACTGCATTACAGAATGAATTCTACCAGTACCAAAGTGATGATGCCTGAACTTGGCAGAACCTTGATCGATGAGGAAGGTGTAGCATTGATCAGAGAATGGATAAATAGTATAGAATAA
- a CDS encoding formate--tetrahydrofolate ligase — MLTDIEIAQNCELKHIDDIASNLGLERDDLEHYGKYKAKLPLELNNKHKINSSNLILVTAITPTPAGEGKTTTSIGLADGLSKIGKKTTVVLREPSLGPVFGIKGGAAGGGYSQVVPMEDINLHFTGDFSAIEKANNLLAALIDNNIQSKTRSLGIDPRTVLWKRSMDMNDRALRKMVTALGGKSGGIPMETGFNITAASEVMAILCISKDFEDLKERLGNIYVGDTFDHTPVFARDLNAEGAMAALLKDAIKPNLVQTLEGTPAIIHGGPFANIAQGTNSIIATKMGMSLSDYVVTEAGFGADLGAEKFFNIKCRNAGISPKAVVIVATIRALKYHGGKPLSDLKEEDLEAVVKGKENLRKHVENITGFGLPAVVCINRFESDTDAEISILKKACADCNVPFVESNGFTKGSEGTLDLAEEVVKATERCESEFIPTYDLEDSPREKIEKVCQTVYGAKYVILSNKAKRQLHRFEELGFSRLPICIAKTQKSLSDDEKLLGRPKNFDINIREFEIAAGAGFLIPIAGNILRMPGLPATPAAEGIDINNDGVISGLS, encoded by the coding sequence ATGCTCACAGATATAGAAATTGCACAAAATTGCGAATTAAAACATATTGATGATATAGCATCAAACCTGGGACTTGAAAGAGATGACCTGGAACATTATGGTAAATACAAGGCTAAGTTACCTCTAGAACTAAACAATAAGCATAAGATCAATAGCAGCAACCTAATCCTGGTTACAGCGATTACTCCTACTCCTGCCGGTGAGGGTAAAACGACTACATCAATTGGTTTAGCAGACGGACTTTCTAAAATAGGCAAAAAGACTACGGTAGTATTGAGAGAACCATCATTAGGACCTGTTTTTGGGATCAAAGGCGGGGCAGCCGGAGGCGGATATTCACAAGTTGTTCCTATGGAGGATATCAACCTTCATTTCACCGGTGATTTTTCTGCGATAGAAAAAGCCAATAATCTATTAGCTGCCTTGATTGACAATAATATACAAAGTAAAACCAGAAGTTTAGGCATTGACCCGCGCACCGTACTTTGGAAACGCAGCATGGATATGAACGATCGGGCTTTGCGAAAAATGGTCACTGCCCTAGGAGGTAAATCCGGTGGTATTCCCATGGAAACAGGTTTTAATATCACTGCTGCATCAGAAGTAATGGCTATTTTATGTATCAGTAAAGATTTTGAAGACTTAAAAGAACGCCTGGGAAACATCTATGTTGGAGATACTTTTGATCACACTCCGGTTTTTGCCCGTGATCTGAACGCTGAGGGAGCGATGGCCGCCTTATTAAAAGATGCGATTAAGCCAAACCTCGTTCAGACTTTAGAAGGCACTCCAGCCATTATTCACGGTGGACCATTTGCCAATATCGCCCAGGGCACAAACAGTATTATCGCCACAAAAATGGGAATGTCATTATCCGATTACGTGGTAACTGAAGCCGGATTTGGTGCTGACCTGGGAGCAGAAAAGTTTTTTAATATCAAATGCAGAAATGCAGGAATTTCACCTAAAGCTGTCGTCATAGTTGCGACCATCAGGGCATTAAAATATCATGGAGGAAAGCCTCTCTCTGACCTAAAAGAAGAAGATCTGGAGGCAGTGGTGAAAGGAAAAGAAAACCTGAGGAAACACGTGGAGAACATCACCGGATTCGGATTACCTGCAGTTGTCTGTATCAATAGATTTGAATCTGATACTGATGCAGAAATATCTATTCTTAAAAAGGCTTGTGCTGACTGTAATGTACCTTTTGTAGAAAGCAATGGTTTTACCAAAGGTAGCGAGGGAACGTTAGATCTTGCTGAAGAAGTAGTGAAAGCAACTGAAAGATGTGAATCAGAATTCATACCCACGTATGACCTGGAAGATTCCCCGAGAGAAAAAATAGAAAAAGTTTGTCAAACTGTCTATGGTGCCAAATATGTGATCCTTTCTAATAAAGCTAAAAGGCAATTACATAGATTCGAGGAGTTAGGTTTTAGCAGATTACCCATCTGCATCGCAAAGACTCAGAAATCGCTTTCAGATGATGAAAAGTTACTGGGCAGACCAAAGAATTTCGATATAAACATCCGTGAATTTGAAATCGCTGCAGGTGCAGGATTCTTAATCCCAATAGCAGGAAATATATTGAGAATGCCTGGTCTTCCCGCTACTCCTGCCGCAGAAGGTATTGACATTAATAATGATGGTGTGATATCGGGATTATCCTAA